A window of Centroberyx gerrardi isolate f3 chromosome 6, fCenGer3.hap1.cur.20231027, whole genome shotgun sequence genomic DNA:
GCTCTTTGGAGTTTACAGGATCGATAAATATCCTGATTTCGAGAGCTTTCGTTTGAGGAGAGACAAATCACTGTAACGGCGCTCTACAGCGACACTGATCTCAGAACatggaggatgaaggagaggagagagggaggggaggagactgAAATAAAGATGTGATCACCATCAGCTGACCAGGGTCAGAAACCCACCGTAAATGCCAGACAATTATTTGGGGTTCAAAGCAAGCTTAtagttttattgttttccaGCAAGTCTTAATGTATAGGAGAGGATAAAGCTACGTAAAAAGCAATTTACCcaccatttatttttatttgcgGAGTcgagtttatccaccttttaagGCAGATGTGAATCTTcataatgtaaattcatagtttaCATCATATTATACTTTCAAACTGATGTATGTTATATGAGGATAAGGTCTTTTAGCGAAAATAAGCATGGATTAGTGTGGTTTtcttgaaaatataattgatttttgtttatattggtggctgtttgccttacaggatgatcaccgactggagctCAGTttgcacctttttatttaccactacatcaccgGTGTTACAAATCCATAGGTCCTATATGTTCCGCTGACCCCTGCATCTATTTATAGGCCTAATGAACACACTGGATCTATAGGCTGCGGCTTATAACGGTCGGCGAGTGcaatacagaaagaaaaaggcGTTCACACGGCTTCGCTGTGTCGGTTAATTAATTATGAAGACATTTTATTGTGCAATATTTGACTTAATGACTCGGTATAATTTTCATATCCCCCTaatgttcatttttttcacttgtagCTGCATGGATGCCGCCTCGACACTGCAGGCCTAAAATAGCACCATAGTGTCCCCTATGATGATAATCTGTTTTACAGGATGCACCTCAACCTCGCATTATCTGACGAGACTATCTCCAAAttgtttgatttaaaaaaaaaaatgttttagcgTTTTGGTGTCCCATATATTTTTGCAGGCCCAGTGGTCCTGAGCACCCCGGCCCAGCTTGTCGCCCCGGTCCTGGTGGCGCGAGGCACTCTGTCCATCACCACCACCGAGATCTATTTCGAGGTGGATGAGGATGAGCCCGCCTTCAAAAGGGTCGACGCAAAGGTAAGCAACCTGGAAACAAGTTTTCATTCAAAGTTTTAAAGCGGACAGTTATAGGATTCCTATTTTGTGCACACGTTCAGTCACTCCCCGCAACACTAGATGCATAGAGGCCGCCATTTATTAACATTTCACTACACTTTCAAGACGTAATTGTTTATATATAATGGACGTAAGGAGATTTGCATTGATGATGTTTAGAATTTGCGTTTTTTCAGCAAGATGAGCATGTTATTACAGAGTTGTGTGCAAACATCTCTGACCTTAGTCTGCCTTGCTTGTTGGCCTGATTAAATGACGGGCGTTTTTTTATATGCACAGTTTTGTTAAATCGTGGTAAACCACTGATGTTTTCTATTAAAGTgctttttttatgattattatttttattttatagccCACATTATGCCTGCTTTAATTCCACTCATTTATAACGTCCCCTTAGGCCTGCCCATGCAGGCTTATAGGGGTGATAGTTTATCCATTGAGTGATGCCAAGTTAGCTGGTAGTTCACCCACTGTTAAATTAGGCTACACGCATGTTTTTACTGCACCATGGTTTTGGCTTTACAAAAATTCAAACCGGCTGGTAGGGGTTGTTGCAGATCTGTCCTGCTCAAAATGTAATCTATGAAATTttctgatttgtgttttttctcacaGACTCATATTTAGGCTAACTCACTCATTTACATTGATCAGCGCGTTAATACAGGAGCCACAGAGCCATCAGTAATTGAAGATTTCACCATATTATTAGTGCACGTCATTAGGCCTGCTCCACTAttgtcaaaaacacatttaataaAACCATAATGggacacaaatataaaacagcTTGTTTTATTAGCTCTTTAAATTAAATCAaagacagaaattaaaaaatcaGATCACAGATGTTATAATCCAGTGTATTtcaagtgcatttttttttcaattagactgtaatatatatactatatatattttattttcatttttttttatcacgtAGGCCTAAGCAAGGtatagaaaaacaacaacaaaaaatgttcGAGTACTTTAAATAATAATTCAAGTAAATTTATGGAATGTTTTAAATGTAACAAATGTTGTAGGCCTACcatcaaaatgtaaactttcaaaattagaaaatgtccattgaaaacagatgaatcaGACTACCACTGATGCAAGTATAAATTAATAACTTTTCTACCAGATAAAAAAAGAATTTCAGGAGTAGATTTAAACAGGTGGGATCCTATTTACGTGTCACAGAACAACATTCACAATTTCAGACCACTGGAATCACAATCTATGAATGTATTTACAGTATAAAATGTACagatgtgtttattttttttttcaaggcttGTCACGGGGCTTTATTTTAAAGCATTTAAGGAAATGAAGGATTTAGGCAACCGTGTGGTACGGAAAGAAAAGACACCACTGTTAAGAGTGGCCCTCTTGATTAATGATAGCCAATAATTTAAATTTGCTCCTAAATATTGACACCGCCAAAAAAGGGGGGGGATAATGATAAATTAAACTGTCATAAAAATCACCTTGGAATAGGCTTGGCcaaaacatattcaacaacagaggACAGTCACATTTCACAAGACTTTGAAAATAGCTTGGCAATTATTTTTCTGTCCGTGTAGGAGCTCATTAGGCCTCTTTACCACCATATTTAAGACGAGGTGAACTAACACATTTTTTACCTCAGAGTTTCTCCAAGCTTTTGGGGTTGGTCAGTATTTCTCTTGCCAGTCGCCAAGTCTGTTTGGCTGCGTTCTCTAGAGCCGAATGAGGTTTTCCTTGAAACAGGTCTAAATTGGGCAGGAAATAATGCGGGCACCTTCTGCACTGCAAACATGAAATAAGCTGCAATAGTATCCCGTTCAAGCGATCGCCGAGGCAGTTCTCATCCCAGTCCGACTCCCTGGGATGCTTCTCACACTCGTAGGAAACCAAAGTTTTCATGTGATAGTTGTTCAGAGGCTGTCCGGGTAGTTCAAGGTGACGGTCGCGTAATGTTTTGAGGACTGACAGGCATTTCTTCCTGCATCCTCCCAGGAGGAGTCGGTTCTCGGCCTCGGCGAATTGCAAGACCCAGGCGTCGCTCTCTGCAGAGCTCTGCTTGCCGTTCAGCGAGTAGCACTCTTTGGATAAAAGATTGAAACCCTCTGCTTTGACTTCTGCCACCCGGTTAGGTCCCGGCCAGGGGATATGAGGGAGAGGCCAGTGCGCGGCGCTTCGTGGCCATATCCCAGTGCACTTGAAAGCCGGCGTGATTTGCACCACATATCTGTCTCTAATGCGTAACTTCACCTCACTTGTGTCAGCGACCATTTTGACAACATCTCTATAGCTGCATTTATCCACCGCCTGCGCCACCAACGTCTGAAATCTCGAGCGGATCTTGCGTGCCGAGAGGTAACCGGAGGCTGTGATGAATTCAACCCAGAGAGACATGCTTCTCTTGCGGCCATCGCTGAGCTTGAGCACGGCGCAGCCCGGGAGAGAGCCGTCATCCACAAAGTTGAATACTCCCATCTGATTTAGATAGAGCACAACCTCGAACTCGGTCGGTGATATGACCTCCAGTCCCTCGAAACGGTTCTCCATTTCGCTCAGGGAGCTGATGAAGCGCGGCTCCTGCACCTCGACCTCCTTCAGGACATCCGATACCACCTTGCACACCTCCCGGATGGTCTTGGAGATGGCTGCTTTTCGAGACTGGCATTTCTCGTTGTAGTATTTGTTGAGGTGGTACACCAACTTTGCCTGGGCGGCTATCATATTAGGGCAGAGATCCGGGTTGTACACCGGAGTCTCGCAATAAGCCGAGGGATCCAACGCGGCTGTTTGTACGGGAGCCAATTttagagaagaaagaaagctatttaaaaagaaaaaatatgtctATTTAAAAGACAACTATTCCTAGCTGTGCTCAGAGCACATGCGTAATAATCATATCATAATAATATCACAGCTGTTATACCATAAACTGTGTTGAAGTGCTCGAAGCAAGTCCTTGAAATGATCAGGATAGCCTGATTAAAAGTCCATTTCAGCCTTGTGAGGTTCAGTAGTCGGAAAAAtcttgcctttttctgttttctctaatCACTGCGCGCAGTTAGGGGTCCGCGTAATTGCGCAGAGTGGAGTGTGCGCTCCTGACGCAGACGGCCGGTGTTGCTGTGTTTTAcaacagggagacacacactctcgcttTATTATAAGGGAGGGGTTGAAACCAAGATGTCCAATCGCTGTCCGATGCGTCACCGCTTCCCAGTTTATCGAAAACAAATTCATCCCCGGGTGTTATATACAAGTAAAAAGTAAAGGTAGTAGTATATCGAGGAGCGGAAGTACACCTACGcatttggagagagaaaaaaacagccttttGCCTGCTTCACATTGCCTTTCCTTGGACTCTATCTACTGCTTTTTGTAGTCTGCTATATTGAATCATATAGGATACAGTAGGTGGATTTGGAATTGCTAAAGGCTTGATGTCTTTtgagaataaaacatttcacatagcctaataattacattttttttagcctttttttcttccattggATTGGAGCGTCACGCCTATGAATTTCTTCCAAATTAGGCACAAATGACAAATTAGAGGAAAGTCTTTATGGACTTATGTATAGGGATAGCTCTACTTGTTACtcaaaatatattaatattgtAGGCTATATATTGGGTCAGGCttatttatgtgttttgatATTCAGTTATATGCAAGTTATAATCAAGTAAGCAAGTAATAAAATAATCCTGATGTGGCCTGGTGTAGAGGCCGCTATAGGTTAATAGTAAATGTTATGAATAGCATATTAAGTAAAGTACTAGATTTCTAGTAGCTACTTATTTCTAAAGGAGGAAAAGACAAGATGGTGCTATTTTAATTTTAAGATGGCGCTTCTATCTAACACGAAGTTAACATTAATTGCCGTGGCGCTGATGCCAGAGCAGTTTATGTCGTGAGCTTGTATGTTAACGTGAATACTGAGTAGGCCTATTTGTTACAGTACGCTGTATTACTGCGCGGGAACAGACTGTAATCCGCTGTGCACCAATTTCCCGTATTTTCCCCCACACTTAGCCTATTGTAATTCTAATTTATTGTAAGaatctgaaaaaaacatttaacagttgtgatttttacatatatttaaCATATATTCTTTCCTTTTATCAACTTTGAAATTTAGGTCGACATGAAAACTATATTTTTACTTGCATATATTGCAATGCTTTATTGTATTCATTTGCCAGATGAAAGAAGTGTGAATGTATTCACGTATTAATCTGTGCTTTTATCATCATAATTGCATCTTGCAAATGCTAGTAATAATGAAATGTATTACTTTTTATAATTAttgtttttcaaaaatacaaacaagtgGCAGTGATAGGGCATAATCATTAAAATGAAGGGAATCACCATGCTTATCACACATACCTCCTATTAGCTAAATATAGCTAAATGATGATAAATATTTATTTCCTACAGCaacaatgatgataataataacagcaacaaggataaaaaaaaaaaaaatacatagttCAGATTTTCCAGAAAATTAAGGGAACAAAACTAAGAAACATTAATTGCTAACTGATTATTATGGCTGTCTTTTTCATATACAACCCTACAGTACATTAGTGGTCTTTTTTAGATTCAACTGTTGGTTTGATAGACAATGATTCACAATAAAGAGATCCTGCACCCATACCAAACCCTCTCTGGCTCTCATTATTGCACTGGCACTCCATCTCACAAGGTACAGTGCATGCTTTGAAGAGGACTTCAAAAAGATAATGTTGCATGGATCAGATAAGGAACACAAAGGCGTTTACACTCATCTCCGCTGTAGTCAGAACTGCATAAAACCAGACATTATGAGGGCAAACTGCAGCTCGTCAGCGCTGACTTTGAGGAGGCGCTACATGGATGTGGCTGAGCAGGAGGTGGCGGGTGGGGGGAGGACCCTGATAGATAGGTGACTCCCATTATCATCACAGCCTGTCAGGGCCACACTGCCAGTAGCTTCTTGGCAAGCCCAAGTGATAATTTCACACTGTTACCAGGCAGAAAGTACAGATATGGAATCAGATTGTGtgtactttttttctttaaacGCATGGTGTGTCATGATGTGGAGGTTCATTCTCAAATCAAACAACAAGGTTAGGTTGATATACTAGTTCACAAAAACCCATTTAGGCTCGATTAAATTTCACAACCAATGACTCAAATtcttatgggtacattttgggGGAATCCACAGGATATTCTTGAAGGTTTTCATGTGGTGAGAGGTAGCTAAAAGCCTCTTCCCTCTCAGGCTTTGatactctttttttccccccttgccTTCTCCCACTGTCTGTGGCTCAGCAGGTACTTGCCTTTTATTGGAACCAGACGAGCCTCACTTTTCTGGCTATCTTGCTCCAAGTCAGATATCTCCAAATCCAGTTGCACCTCTTGAGTTTGTGCTCCAGCCTTTGGCCATCCGTATGCGTGATAGAAGGGGGGATTTTCATTGAGATTATCACCTCTTAATCTAAAGCATGTGGCTGCGCAGATTTTACAGTAACTCAACCTGCTCTCCAGCTCCAAGGCTCCAGCAGTTGTCAGGTCTGGCCTAAGACAATCCAATCGTCTTACCCGTATCTTTACCATTACAACATTGCAAGCTTTGTTGCCTCATTCGCCATCCCGCTAGGCCATTGGAGGCCCTCCAGTGTGATATATGAGGTGGCGATTCCAGCACAGGCCTATTTCTGACCCAGCAAAACGCATGCATGATTGTGTAAATCAATACAATGACTTCTACTTCCCCTAATTCTGCTCAAGCATGTGACCCTGTTTTGAAGGCCTCTTTGTTTCCAGGGCATGCCTCCACACTTATTCATTTTCTTCTccaccatttttctttttcctttcttctaGCAAGACTGATCCTCCTGTCAGCATGGCCGGGCAGAGGGTCAGTAGTTCTTGTCTGATGGCTGAAATGGGCCCATAATGACACCACTCATGCTTTGAGTGGCTTCAAATGATATTCCGCTGAATGTGGCCCATGCCATTAAATGTACgatgatttattttatattttatccgTAAGACTTAATAGActatttacacacatacatttgtcatatttacatatttcacTAATACACACATGCGTGTTTGTGTTCTAAACATATTAATTTTACagtatacaaataaaattggtACTAAAATACGTAGCCTGCAgcctataataaaaaaaatattatgaaAATCTGGGTCCccagggaaagaaaaagaaaagcccATGCCCTATAAAGATAAATGTTTATTTGCCCCATTTGACAAAAGAAACCCTCTGAGGCACTGGGTTTAAATCTGTAAGTGAAGATTTTACATATAACATTCATTGAGtcgtctttatttatttatttatttatttttggtttcAATTTCCTGTATTATCGCTAAAATAGGCAAAGCCATTATGTCAGTATAGCATGTAGCTTATTTTAAGCTGGATCAAGACCTTTATAACCAACAAAGTCTTTTAATTGGCATCATAATCATAGATAGCATTTTACTCTATTAATAATCCTATTACGCATGAACAAATATGGTCTTCCATGTGCTATTTCATTAAATTTCTGGGGTCAtcttagtttaaaaaaaaaaaaaaaaaaaaaagaatctcaaGCTAGATCCCAGCCAAAGGGAGTTTACTAGCTAGTCGCCAAGCCAATGTGCAGATTAGTCCAAGTGGAGTTAATGGCCTGACATATTTCTATATAAATCAGATTAAGAGCAGTGTCACTTCAGAGATGTGAGATCAGCACTAGGCTCTCAGACTGTGAGAAATAATATACTTTAATCTCATGGGATAGCCGctcattttgacacattttctACAATTTCATTTGTCCTAAAATGAAATTGTCATTGGGATTTTTAATAAACAGAACATTATTATTCCAAGCAATATGGTGTCTCTGCTGGAAGCCAGTTAATTTTTGGGCCCCGTGCCTCACACTGCGACCCCCTTTGGATTGTGtccattcatttgttttattctccACTGTGTATTAGCAGCCTCCTTCTGTGAGAAGTCAGGAAGCCGGACAACATAGCCAGAGGCTCTCGGAGACCCTCTAGTGATCAGGCAGACAGGCTCTGCTCGCTTTGAACCAGGCCCATGagatacacacagaaaataccAAACTTAGCACCATGATGGATATTTTCTGAaaatggaggggaggagagaagtgtaaattatgaaaattaattgattgtCTCAGCTTCATTTGgcccctcacccctcccctcttcaATATGGTATGCTTGTCAGCCTTCGTGATAAATTACATGCATGTATTTGCATCAATTTAGCATTAATACAATTTCGGTT
This region includes:
- the mab21l1 gene encoding putative nucleotidyltransferase MAB21L1: MIAAQAKLVYHLNKYYNEKCQSRKAAISKTIREVCKVVSDVLKEVEVQEPRFISSLSEMENRFEGLEVISPTEFEVVLYLNQMGVFNFVDDGSLPGCAVLKLSDGRKRSMSLWVEFITASGYLSARKIRSRFQTLVAQAVDKCSYRDVVKMVADTSEVKLRIRDRYVVQITPAFKCTGIWPRSAAHWPLPHIPWPGPNRVAEVKAEGFNLLSKECYSLNGKQSSAESDAWVLQFAEAENRLLLGGCRKKCLSVLKTLRDRHLELPGQPLNNYHMKTLVSYECEKHPRESDWDENCLGDRLNGILLQLISCLQCRRCPHYFLPNLDLFQGKPHSALENAAKQTWRLAREILTNPKSLEKL